CGCTGTAAACAAAGGCAATGGGGAACTCCTTAATCAAATAGAAAAGGCTCTAGAGGCTTTAAAGACAGAAGGTGTTCTTGACACTATCATTAACAGATGGCGTTCTATGGATTGATTTCTTTCCCAAATCTGGATCAGCATAACCATTCATTTTAGCATTCATACTGTCTGTAAGTGAAGTTTTCAATTGTATACAAAGAATGACTAAAAAAAGGGCGACCATATGGTCGCCCTTTTCAGGAGATGACAAAAAAACCCCGGCAACAAGGCTGGGGCTTTAAAAATTACAGAATTCCGGCGGTTTTCAACACGCATTTAAGTATGGGTTTGTTCTCATCCTGCAAAGGAACGATAGGCAGACGGAACTGAGCATCTTTGAAAATACCCATCATGGCAAGGGAGGTTTTAACAGGGATTGGATTAGTTTCCATAAACATAGCACGATTTACAGGAGCCATTTTCAAGCTCAAGTCGAGAGCGGCTTCGTGGTCCTTGTTAAAAAAAGCTTTGCACATATCACTCATCGCTTTGGGCATGATGTTGGAAATGACAGAAATAACGCCTACACCACCCACAGAAAGCAGGGGAAGGACAGTAAAGTCATCGCCGGACAACAGGTTGAAGTCTTTGCCACACTGTTCAATTACCTGCGCAGCCTGGTTCATGTCACCAGTAGCCTCTTTGACAGCTACAGCTTCGGGGACAGCATCCACGATCATTTTAAGATGCGCAGGGAGCAGATTAAGACCTGTACGGCCAGGAACATTGTAGATGACAAAAGGCATAGACACTTCTGCCGCAATAGCCTTGAAGTGTTCAACCAGTCCGCCAGGTGTGGGTTTGTTGTAATAAGGCGTAATTTGCAAGGCAGCATCAGCCCCGGCATCTTTAGCCATTTTGGTTAATGCGATAGCTTCTTTCGTGGAGTTGGAACCGGCACCAGCTACGACCGGCACACGGCCTTTCGCCTGCTCCACACAAATTTTGATGATCCGTCCTTGCTCTTCGTGAGTCAAAGTAGCGGCTTC
The genomic region above belongs to uncultured Pseudodesulfovibrio sp. and contains:
- the dapA gene encoding 4-hydroxy-tetrahydrodipicolinate synthase, with the protein product MEFRGAYTALSTPFENGEIDESAYRDFIEWQIEQGIDGLVPCGTTGEAATLTHEEQGRIIKICVEQAKGRVPVVAGAGSNSTKEAIALTKMAKDAGADAALQITPYYNKPTPGGLVEHFKAIAAEVSMPFVIYNVPGRTGLNLLPAHLKMIVDAVPEAVAVKEATGDMNQAAQVIEQCGKDFNLLSGDDFTVLPLLSVGGVGVISVISNIMPKAMSDMCKAFFNKDHEAALDLSLKMAPVNRAMFMETNPIPVKTSLAMMGIFKDAQFRLPIVPLQDENKPILKCVLKTAGIL